A genomic window from Prunus persica cultivar Lovell chromosome G2, Prunus_persica_NCBIv2, whole genome shotgun sequence includes:
- the LOC109947210 gene encoding rust resistance kinase Lr10-like isoform X1, with product MASTCRICVLVIVSVFLLGFSALFVYILYGLVCITGTSITKSHGSPESPESPDKCVPSACGNINNIISPFRLANDTDQSNCTNWDYYNYNLYCDYNLTVLTIDWGKYYVQAINYDNFTIRVVDPGIRNNDFSSIPRYSLSIYNLTSHLRLASSTTPITFFKCAKAVNSSVMRTYNYVKHGNITASNMEDGCRIEWTTLMSKSFLYEKERNFSYHDIHSALGYGFELQFRFLKTRRRFVIYNWKILGTYFLIKSIFGVPFLAAFLIYKRRRMHLSMYSSIEDFLQSDNNLIPIRYSYSDIKKMTSRFNEKLGEGGYGSVFKGKLRSGRFVAVKMLEKPKANGQDFISEVATIGRIHHFNMVQLVGYCVEGSKRALIYNFMPNGSLDKYIYCKEGSNPLSCRKMYEISLGVAQGIEYLHQGCDMQILHFDIKPHNILLDENFIPKISDFGLAKLYPVGNTIVSLTAARGTMGYMAPELFYKNIGGVSYKADVYSFGMLLMEMASRRKNLNTSIEHSSQIYFPLWVSNQFCMGKEFEMDDATEEEKKIIKKMIIAALWCIQLKPSDRPSMNKVIEMLEGEVECLQLPPKLLLCPQQEMPRDNLHGNSNPMCSNTELTCSTLSAR from the exons ATGGCAAGCACTTGCAGAATATGTGTTCTCGTTATAGTAAGTGTATTCTTGCTTGGTTTTAGTGCCTTGTTTGTCTATATTCTTTATGGTTTAGTGTGTATAACTGGTACATCAATTACGAAGAGCCATGGGAGCCCTGAGAGCCCTGAGAGCCCTGATAAGTGCGTCCCGTCTGCCTGCGGTAACATCAACAACATAATCAGCCCCTTTCGACTAGCCAACGATACAGATCAAAGCAACTGCACGAACTGGGATTACTACAACTACAACCTCTATTGTGACTACAACCTCACAGTACTGACAATAGATTGGGGAAAATACTATGTGCAGGCAATCAACTACGACAACTTCACAATCCGAGTTGTAGATCCTGGCATTCGCAACAATGATTTCTCCTCCATCCCCCGTTATTCGCTTTCCATTTACAACTTAACTTCTCATCTTCGATTAGCATCAAGTACAACACCTATAACTTTCTTCAAGTGTGCAAAAGCAGTGAACTCGTCTGTGATGAGAACATATAATTATGTCAAGCATGGGAATATAACGGCATCAAATATGGAGGACGGGTGCAGAATAGAGTGGACGACTTTGATGAGTAAGTCGTTCTTGTACGAAAAGGAGAGAAACTTTTCTTATCATGACATACACAGCGCACTGGGGTATGGCTTTGAGCTTCAATTCCGATTTCTCAAGACCCGCCGCAGATTCG TTATATACAATTGGAAGATACTCG GAACATATTTCCTAATAAAATCTATATTTGGGGTTCCATTTCTGGCTGCTTTTCTAATCTACAAACGGCGAAGAATGCATTTGTCAATGTATAGCAGCATAGAAGATTTCCTGCAAAGTGATAACAACCTCATTCCGATAAGGTACTCTTACTCAGATATTAAAAAGATGACCAGTAGATTCAATGAGAAGTTGGGTGAAGGAGGTTATGGCTCTGTATTTAAAGGAAAGTTACGAAGTGGTCGATTTGTAGCAGTTAAAATGTTGGAGAAGCCTAAAGCTAATGGACAAGATTTCATAAGTGAGGTAGCTACTATTGGGAGGATTCACCATTTTAATATGGTTCAACTTGTTGGTTATTGTGTTGAGGGATCAAAGCGTGCCTTAATTTATAACTTCATGCCAAATGGATCTCTTGATAAATACATTTATTGCAAAGAAGGAAGCAACCCCTTAAGTTGCAGGAAAATGTATGAGATTTCTCTTGGAGTGGCTCAAGGGATCGAATATCTACATCAAGGTTGTGACATGCAAATTCTACATTTTGACATCAAGCCTCACAATATTCTTCTTGATGAGAATTTCATCCCAAAGATTTCTGACTTTGGGCTTGCAAAGCTATATCCGGTAGGAAATACCATTGTCTCTTTGACAGCAGCAAGAGGAACAATGGGATACATGGCTCCTGAGTTGTTCTACAAAAATATTGGAGGCGTCTCATACAAAGCTGATGTCTACAGTTTTGGAATGTTGTTGATGGAAATGGCAAGTAGAAGGAAGAATTTGAACACATCCATAGAGCATTCaagccaaatttattttcctctttgggtCTCAAACCAATTTTGCATGGGCAAAGAGTTTGAGATGGATGATGCTAcagaagaggaaaagaaaataataaaaaagatgatTATAGCTGCTTTATGGTGTATACAATTGAAGCCAAGCGATCGTCCTTCGATGAACAAAGTTATAGAGATGCTTGAGGGAGAGGTTGAATGCTTGCAACTCCCTCCCAAGCTTCTTTTATGTCCACAACAAGAGATGCCCAGAGACAATCTTCATGGTAATTCGAATCCAATGTGTTCTAACACAGAGCTAACATGTAGTACTCTGTCAGCTAGGTGA
- the LOC109947210 gene encoding rust resistance kinase Lr10-like isoform X2: MASTCRICVLVIVSVFLLGFSALFVYILYGLVCITGTSITKSHGSPESPESPDKCVPSACGNINNIISPFRLANDTDQSNCTNWDYYNYNLYCDYNLTVLTIDWGKYYVQAINYDNFTIRVVDPGIRNNDFSSIPRYSLSIYNLTSHLRLASSTTPITFFKCAKAVNSSVMRTYNYVKHGNITASNMEDGCRIEWTTLMIIYNWKILGTYFLIKSIFGVPFLAAFLIYKRRRMHLSMYSSIEDFLQSDNNLIPIRYSYSDIKKMTSRFNEKLGEGGYGSVFKGKLRSGRFVAVKMLEKPKANGQDFISEVATIGRIHHFNMVQLVGYCVEGSKRALIYNFMPNGSLDKYIYCKEGSNPLSCRKMYEISLGVAQGIEYLHQGCDMQILHFDIKPHNILLDENFIPKISDFGLAKLYPVGNTIVSLTAARGTMGYMAPELFYKNIGGVSYKADVYSFGMLLMEMASRRKNLNTSIEHSSQIYFPLWVSNQFCMGKEFEMDDATEEEKKIIKKMIIAALWCIQLKPSDRPSMNKVIEMLEGEVECLQLPPKLLLCPQQEMPRDNLHGNSNPMCSNTELTCSTLSAR, encoded by the exons ATGGCAAGCACTTGCAGAATATGTGTTCTCGTTATAGTAAGTGTATTCTTGCTTGGTTTTAGTGCCTTGTTTGTCTATATTCTTTATGGTTTAGTGTGTATAACTGGTACATCAATTACGAAGAGCCATGGGAGCCCTGAGAGCCCTGAGAGCCCTGATAAGTGCGTCCCGTCTGCCTGCGGTAACATCAACAACATAATCAGCCCCTTTCGACTAGCCAACGATACAGATCAAAGCAACTGCACGAACTGGGATTACTACAACTACAACCTCTATTGTGACTACAACCTCACAGTACTGACAATAGATTGGGGAAAATACTATGTGCAGGCAATCAACTACGACAACTTCACAATCCGAGTTGTAGATCCTGGCATTCGCAACAATGATTTCTCCTCCATCCCCCGTTATTCGCTTTCCATTTACAACTTAACTTCTCATCTTCGATTAGCATCAAGTACAACACCTATAACTTTCTTCAAGTGTGCAAAAGCAGTGAACTCGTCTGTGATGAGAACATATAATTATGTCAAGCATGGGAATATAACGGCATCAAATATGGAGGACGGGTGCAGAATAGAGTGGACGACTTTGATGA TTATATACAATTGGAAGATACTCG GAACATATTTCCTAATAAAATCTATATTTGGGGTTCCATTTCTGGCTGCTTTTCTAATCTACAAACGGCGAAGAATGCATTTGTCAATGTATAGCAGCATAGAAGATTTCCTGCAAAGTGATAACAACCTCATTCCGATAAGGTACTCTTACTCAGATATTAAAAAGATGACCAGTAGATTCAATGAGAAGTTGGGTGAAGGAGGTTATGGCTCTGTATTTAAAGGAAAGTTACGAAGTGGTCGATTTGTAGCAGTTAAAATGTTGGAGAAGCCTAAAGCTAATGGACAAGATTTCATAAGTGAGGTAGCTACTATTGGGAGGATTCACCATTTTAATATGGTTCAACTTGTTGGTTATTGTGTTGAGGGATCAAAGCGTGCCTTAATTTATAACTTCATGCCAAATGGATCTCTTGATAAATACATTTATTGCAAAGAAGGAAGCAACCCCTTAAGTTGCAGGAAAATGTATGAGATTTCTCTTGGAGTGGCTCAAGGGATCGAATATCTACATCAAGGTTGTGACATGCAAATTCTACATTTTGACATCAAGCCTCACAATATTCTTCTTGATGAGAATTTCATCCCAAAGATTTCTGACTTTGGGCTTGCAAAGCTATATCCGGTAGGAAATACCATTGTCTCTTTGACAGCAGCAAGAGGAACAATGGGATACATGGCTCCTGAGTTGTTCTACAAAAATATTGGAGGCGTCTCATACAAAGCTGATGTCTACAGTTTTGGAATGTTGTTGATGGAAATGGCAAGTAGAAGGAAGAATTTGAACACATCCATAGAGCATTCaagccaaatttattttcctctttgggtCTCAAACCAATTTTGCATGGGCAAAGAGTTTGAGATGGATGATGCTAcagaagaggaaaagaaaataataaaaaagatgatTATAGCTGCTTTATGGTGTATACAATTGAAGCCAAGCGATCGTCCTTCGATGAACAAAGTTATAGAGATGCTTGAGGGAGAGGTTGAATGCTTGCAACTCCCTCCCAAGCTTCTTTTATGTCCACAACAAGAGATGCCCAGAGACAATCTTCATGGTAATTCGAATCCAATGTGTTCTAACACAGAGCTAACATGTAGTACTCTGTCAGCTAGGTGA
- the LOC109947210 gene encoding rust resistance kinase Lr10-like isoform X3 produces the protein MASTCRICVLVIAINYDNFTIRVVDPGIRNNDFSSIPRYSLSIYNLTSHLRLASSTTPITFFKCAKAVNSSVMRTYNYVKHGNITASNMEDGCRIEWTTLMSKSFLYEKERNFSYHDIHSALGYGFELQFRFLKTRRRFVIYNWKILGTYFLIKSIFGVPFLAAFLIYKRRRMHLSMYSSIEDFLQSDNNLIPIRYSYSDIKKMTSRFNEKLGEGGYGSVFKGKLRSGRFVAVKMLEKPKANGQDFISEVATIGRIHHFNMVQLVGYCVEGSKRALIYNFMPNGSLDKYIYCKEGSNPLSCRKMYEISLGVAQGIEYLHQGCDMQILHFDIKPHNILLDENFIPKISDFGLAKLYPVGNTIVSLTAARGTMGYMAPELFYKNIGGVSYKADVYSFGMLLMEMASRRKNLNTSIEHSSQIYFPLWVSNQFCMGKEFEMDDATEEEKKIIKKMIIAALWCIQLKPSDRPSMNKVIEMLEGEVECLQLPPKLLLCPQQEMPRDNLHGNSNPMCSNTELTCSTLSAR, from the exons ATGGCAAGCACTTGCAGAATATGTGTTCTCGTTATA GCAATCAACTACGACAACTTCACAATCCGAGTTGTAGATCCTGGCATTCGCAACAATGATTTCTCCTCCATCCCCCGTTATTCGCTTTCCATTTACAACTTAACTTCTCATCTTCGATTAGCATCAAGTACAACACCTATAACTTTCTTCAAGTGTGCAAAAGCAGTGAACTCGTCTGTGATGAGAACATATAATTATGTCAAGCATGGGAATATAACGGCATCAAATATGGAGGACGGGTGCAGAATAGAGTGGACGACTTTGATGAGTAAGTCGTTCTTGTACGAAAAGGAGAGAAACTTTTCTTATCATGACATACACAGCGCACTGGGGTATGGCTTTGAGCTTCAATTCCGATTTCTCAAGACCCGCCGCAGATTCG TTATATACAATTGGAAGATACTCG GAACATATTTCCTAATAAAATCTATATTTGGGGTTCCATTTCTGGCTGCTTTTCTAATCTACAAACGGCGAAGAATGCATTTGTCAATGTATAGCAGCATAGAAGATTTCCTGCAAAGTGATAACAACCTCATTCCGATAAGGTACTCTTACTCAGATATTAAAAAGATGACCAGTAGATTCAATGAGAAGTTGGGTGAAGGAGGTTATGGCTCTGTATTTAAAGGAAAGTTACGAAGTGGTCGATTTGTAGCAGTTAAAATGTTGGAGAAGCCTAAAGCTAATGGACAAGATTTCATAAGTGAGGTAGCTACTATTGGGAGGATTCACCATTTTAATATGGTTCAACTTGTTGGTTATTGTGTTGAGGGATCAAAGCGTGCCTTAATTTATAACTTCATGCCAAATGGATCTCTTGATAAATACATTTATTGCAAAGAAGGAAGCAACCCCTTAAGTTGCAGGAAAATGTATGAGATTTCTCTTGGAGTGGCTCAAGGGATCGAATATCTACATCAAGGTTGTGACATGCAAATTCTACATTTTGACATCAAGCCTCACAATATTCTTCTTGATGAGAATTTCATCCCAAAGATTTCTGACTTTGGGCTTGCAAAGCTATATCCGGTAGGAAATACCATTGTCTCTTTGACAGCAGCAAGAGGAACAATGGGATACATGGCTCCTGAGTTGTTCTACAAAAATATTGGAGGCGTCTCATACAAAGCTGATGTCTACAGTTTTGGAATGTTGTTGATGGAAATGGCAAGTAGAAGGAAGAATTTGAACACATCCATAGAGCATTCaagccaaatttattttcctctttgggtCTCAAACCAATTTTGCATGGGCAAAGAGTTTGAGATGGATGATGCTAcagaagaggaaaagaaaataataaaaaagatgatTATAGCTGCTTTATGGTGTATACAATTGAAGCCAAGCGATCGTCCTTCGATGAACAAAGTTATAGAGATGCTTGAGGGAGAGGTTGAATGCTTGCAACTCCCTCCCAAGCTTCTTTTATGTCCACAACAAGAGATGCCCAGAGACAATCTTCATGGTAATTCGAATCCAATGTGTTCTAACACAGAGCTAACATGTAGTACTCTGTCAGCTAGGTGA